In Methylomonas sp. ZR1, one DNA window encodes the following:
- the bluB gene encoding 5,6-dimethylbenzimidazole synthase — MTQQSPRSPATPEHKSAPQDASAAHRFPDQQLAGVYRAIAERRDMRHFLSDPVDAEVLARLLQAAHQAGSVGLMQPWRFIRITDRRIRNDIYALVEQERKLTAEALAERHDEFMKLKVEGILDCGELLIVALPDRREQHIFGRRTLPEMDLASAACAIQNLWLAARAEGLGLGWVSLFDPGALAQLLKMPTGSRPIAVLCLGNVAEFYSKPMLELENWATPQPLSAFVYENGWPDAS; from the coding sequence ATGACACAGCAATCGCCGCGTTCGCCGGCAACTCCCGAGCACAAATCTGCACCGCAAGACGCCTCTGCCGCGCACCGCTTCCCTGACCAACAACTCGCCGGCGTCTATCGTGCCATCGCCGAACGCCGCGATATGCGGCATTTTCTTTCCGATCCGGTCGATGCCGAAGTCTTGGCTCGTCTGTTACAAGCCGCGCACCAGGCCGGTAGCGTCGGCTTAATGCAGCCTTGGCGCTTTATCCGCATTACTGATCGCCGCATACGTAACGATATTTACGCGCTGGTCGAACAGGAACGCAAACTTACCGCCGAAGCCCTCGCCGAACGGCACGACGAATTCATGAAGCTTAAAGTGGAAGGCATACTCGATTGCGGCGAATTGCTGATCGTCGCTTTACCTGATCGACGCGAGCAACACATTTTCGGCCGCCGGACCCTGCCGGAAATGGATCTGGCCTCGGCGGCCTGCGCGATTCAAAACCTGTGGCTGGCGGCCCGCGCCGAAGGCCTGGGACTGGGCTGGGTATCGCTATTCGATCCGGGCGCATTGGCGCAACTATTGAAAATGCCTACCGGCAGCCGGCCGATTGCGGTGCTTTGTCTGGGCAATGTCGCCGAGTTTTATTCCAAACCCATGTTGGAACTGGAAAACTGGGCAACGCCGCAACCTTTATCGGCGTTTGTCTATGAAAACGGCTGGCCCGATGCATCCTAA
- a CDS encoding cobyric acid synthase — MKTAGPMHPKPPFQALMVQGTTSDAGKSTLVTALCRYYRRQGIAVAPFKPQNMALNSAVTIDGGEIGRAQAAQAAACGLPPHSDMNPVLLKPNTDTTAQVIIHGKVLQNQSASQYHDYKKVAKQAVLESWQRLGAQYQMLIVEGAGSPAEINLRAGDIANMGFAEAVDCPVILIADIDRGGVFAHLVGTLELLSASEQQRVIGFVINRFRGDIALLKPGLDWLEQRTGKPVLAVLPYLQDLYLEAEDALSTRHAQQGQTGAFHIVVPHLPSFSNHTDFDPLQLHPGVQVSFAKSPDQVAGADLIVLPGSKSVRSDLARLREQGWDKFIARHLRYGGKLLGICGGFQMLGKSIDDPLGLEGPAGSAAGLDLLDMQTVLQAEKCLKQTSGTFYGQATQVAGYEIHMGVSSGPALAKPLFSLADGHDGAVSADGQVAGSYLHGLFDLPAACDALLHWAGYRQAQALDFNAVREAGIERLADCLATHCNFTLLEALAASTRQAC, encoded by the coding sequence ATGAAAACGGCTGGCCCGATGCATCCTAAACCGCCTTTCCAGGCCCTGATGGTGCAAGGCACCACCTCCGATGCCGGCAAAAGTACCTTGGTGACGGCCTTGTGCCGTTATTACCGGCGTCAAGGCATCGCCGTCGCGCCATTCAAACCGCAAAACATGGCATTGAATAGCGCGGTAACCATAGACGGCGGCGAGATCGGCCGCGCCCAAGCCGCGCAAGCCGCGGCCTGCGGTTTGCCGCCGCACAGCGATATGAATCCAGTGCTGCTCAAGCCCAATACCGATACCACCGCGCAAGTGATTATTCACGGCAAAGTCCTGCAAAACCAATCGGCCAGCCAATACCACGATTATAAAAAAGTCGCCAAGCAAGCGGTTCTGGAATCATGGCAACGCTTGGGCGCTCAGTACCAGATGCTGATCGTCGAGGGTGCCGGCAGTCCGGCCGAAATCAATTTGCGCGCCGGCGACATCGCCAACATGGGCTTTGCCGAAGCAGTGGATTGTCCGGTGATTCTGATCGCCGATATTGACCGTGGCGGCGTGTTTGCCCACTTGGTCGGCACACTGGAATTGCTATCAGCAAGCGAACAACAGCGCGTGATCGGTTTTGTCATCAACCGTTTCCGGGGCGATATTGCGTTGTTAAAACCCGGCTTGGATTGGCTGGAACAGCGTACCGGCAAGCCGGTGCTGGCCGTGCTACCGTATCTGCAAGATCTTTATCTGGAAGCCGAAGATGCTTTATCCACTCGGCATGCCCAACAAGGCCAAACCGGCGCGTTTCATATCGTCGTGCCGCATTTGCCCAGCTTCAGCAATCATACCGACTTCGATCCATTGCAATTGCACCCCGGCGTTCAGGTCAGCTTTGCGAAAAGTCCGGACCAAGTTGCCGGCGCAGACTTGATTGTGCTGCCCGGCAGTAAATCGGTGCGTAGCGATTTAGCGCGTCTTAGAGAGCAAGGCTGGGACAAATTTATTGCTCGCCATTTGCGTTACGGCGGCAAACTGCTGGGGATTTGCGGCGGCTTTCAGATGCTGGGCAAAAGCATAGACGACCCACTCGGACTTGAAGGTCCGGCCGGTAGTGCTGCCGGTCTGGATTTGTTGGATATGCAGACGGTTTTGCAAGCGGAAAAATGCTTGAAACAAACTTCCGGCACGTTTTATGGGCAAGCGACACAGGTGGCGGGCTACGAGATTCATATGGGTGTCAGTAGTGGTCCGGCGCTGGCAAAACCCTTATTTTCGCTAGCGGATGGTCACGATGGCGCCGTTTCGGCAGACGGGCAGGTAGCGGGCAGTTATCTGCACGGTTTATTCGATTTGCCCGCCGCCTGCGATGCGCTGTTGCATTGGGCAGGCTATCGGCAAGCGCAAGCCCTGGATTTCAACGCAGTGCGCGAAGCCGGCATCGAGCGTCTGGCTGATTGTCTGGCAACACATTGCAATTTCACCTTGCTGGAAGCGTTAGCGGCATCTACCCGACAAGCTTGCTGA
- a CDS encoding helix-turn-helix domain-containing protein, with product MNDKNICDDPCPIARCLAFLGDAWSLLILRDAHFGLTRFDQFRKNLGIGPAILTRRLTTLTEEGLLEKRLYSERPPREEYVLTAAGRDFLPVLFTMGAWGRQYRGEGQLVRILDAETGAEIRPVLVDEVTGIKIGDRPIRIVEPDGD from the coding sequence ATGAACGATAAAAATATTTGTGATGACCCTTGTCCAATCGCGCGCTGCTTGGCTTTTCTGGGCGACGCATGGAGTCTTTTGATTCTGCGGGACGCCCATTTCGGCCTCACCCGCTTTGACCAGTTTCGGAAAAATCTGGGTATCGGACCCGCGATCCTGACCCGAAGATTGACGACGCTAACGGAAGAAGGATTGTTGGAAAAAAGACTTTATTCGGAGCGCCCGCCGCGCGAGGAGTATGTGTTGACTGCCGCAGGCCGCGATTTTCTGCCGGTGCTGTTCACGATGGGTGCCTGGGGACGTCAATATCGTGGCGAGGGCCAACTGGTGCGCATCTTGGATGCCGAAACGGGGGCGGAAATCAGACCGGTGCTTGTGGATGAGGTCACCGGGATAAAGATTGGGGATCGGCCGATACGCATTGTCGAGCCGGATGGCGACTAG